A genomic stretch from Phocoena phocoena chromosome 9, mPhoPho1.1, whole genome shotgun sequence includes:
- the NAPEPLD gene encoding N-acyl-phosphatidylethanolamine-hydrolyzing phospholipase D gives MDENESNQSLRTICQYPKEAVRKRQNSQNSGGSDSSRFSRKSFKLDYRLEEDVTKSKKGKDGRFVNPWPTWKNPSIPNVLRWLMMEKDHSSVPCSKELDKELPVLKPYFIDEPEEAGVKEAGLRVTWLGHATVMVEMDELILLTDPVFSARASPSQRVGPKRFRRPPCTVGELPQIDAVLISHNHYDHLDYSSVTALNERFGNELRWFVPLGLLDWMQKCGCENVIELDWWEENCVPGHDKVTFVFTPSQHWCKRTLTDDNRVLWGSWSVLGPWNRFFFAGDTGYCSAFEEIGKRFGPFDLAAIPIGAYEPRWFMKYQHVDPEEAVKIHIDVQTKRSVAIHWGTFALANEHYLEPPVKLSEALERYGLKTEDFFVLKHGESRYLNTDDDNFE, from the exons AtggatgaaaatgaaagcaaccaGTCCCTGAGGACAATTTGCCAATATCCTAAAGAAGCAGTAAGAAAGCGCCAAAATTCACAGAATTCTGGAGGAAGtgattcttctaggttttccaggAAGAGTTTCAAACTGGATTACAGACTAGAAGAAGATGTAACTAaatcaaagaaaggaaaggatgggAGATTTGTTAACCCTTGGCCAACATGGAAAAATCCCTCTATTCCAAATGTTCTCAGATGGCTGATGATGGAAAAAGATCACAGCAGCGTTCCATGCTCCAAAGAG CTTGATAAAGAACTCCCAGTGCTTAAGCCGTATTTTATCGATGAACCTGAAGAAGCTGGAGTGAAGGAAGCTGGCTTAAGAGTCACGTGGCTGGGACACGCGACAGTGATGGTGGAAATGGATGAGCTCATCTTGCTCACGGATCCTGTCTTTAGCGCCCGGGCCTCCCCGTCGCAGCGCGTGGGTCCCAAGCGGTTCCGGCGTCCCCCTTGCACCGTCGGTGAACTGCCCCAGATAGACGCGGTCCTCATCAGCCACAACCACTACGACCACCTGGACTACAGTTCTGTCACTGCTCTGAACGAGCGATTTGGTAACGAGCTGAGGTGGTTTGTGCCTTTGGGGCTCCTGGACTGGATGCAGAAATGTGGCTGTGAGAATGTGATCGAGCTGGACTGGTGGGAGGAGAACTGCGTCCCCGGACACGATAAGGTGACGTTTGTGTTCACACCTTCCCAGCACTGGTGTAAAAGGACTCTGACAGATGACAACAGGGTTCTCTGGGGCAGCTGGTCTGTCTTGGGGCCTTGGAACCGCTTTTTTTTCGCAGGAGACACTGGTTATTGCTCTGCTTTTGAAGAGATAGGAAAAAGATTTGGACCTTTTGACCTCGCAGCTATTCCCATTGGAGCGTATGAACCAAG GTGGTTTATGAAGTACCAGCATGTAGACCCAGAAGAGGCTGTAAAGATTCACATTGATGTGCAGACAAAGAGATCTGTGGCAATTCACTGGGGAACTTTCGCCTTAGCGAATGAG CATTACTTAGAACCTCCAGTGAAACTGAGTGAGGCTCTAGAAAGATATGGACTTAAGACTGAAGATTTTTTTGTCTTGAAGCATGGAGAGTCAAGATACCTTAATACTGATGATGACAACTTTGAGTAA